One Falsiruegeria litorea R37 genomic window, AAGACAAGACTGCGCTGTGGATCCCGCAATCGGTCATGGTGATCGGCGGTGTGATCCTGGCCATCGCGCTGACCGATCATTTGTTGCACCTGATTTTCAAGGGTGAGCACCGCATCCAACACGACAACGTCGAAACGCAGGAGGTCTGAGGCAATGGATTATGTCGTACTTGTCGTGATCTTCCTCGCCGTTCTGTTCCTGCTTTTGGGCAGCGGCGTTTGGGTCGGTATCGCCATGATGGGCGTCAGCTGGGTGGCGCTGGAACTGTTTTCCAACTCGCGCACCATCGGCCAGGACATGGTCAGCCAGATCTGGTCGGCCTCGAAATCCTGGGAACTTGCGGCACTGCCCATGTTCATCTGGATGGGCGAGATCTTATTCCGAACGCGCTTGTCCGAGGATATGTTCAAAGGCCTTTCGCCTTGGATGGCAAAACTGCCGGGTGGCTTGGTGCATGCCAATATCGTCGGCTGTACCGTCTTTGCGGCCGTCTCGGGCTCGTCCGCTGCGACCCTGACCACCGTGGGCAAAATGTCGATCCCCGAGCTGCGCAAGCGCAACTACCCTGAGACGATGACCATCGGCACATTGGCCGGTGCGGCGACACTTGGTCTGATGATCCCGCCGTCGCTGACCCTGATCGTCTACGGCGTGACCATTGATGGTGTCTCGATCATCAAACTGTTCTTTGCGGGCGTCCTGCCAGGTCTGGTTCTGGCTTCGATGTTCATGATCTATGTGGCGGTCTATTCCAAACTCTCCAAGAGTTGGAACCCGTCGCAAGAAGACGGGATGTCCTTTATGGACAAACTCAAGAACTCGCGCTTTCTGATCCCGGTGATCCTGCTGGTCCTTACGGTGATCGGGTCGATGTACCTGGGCTTTGCAACGCCGACCGAGGCTGCGGCCATCGGTGTGGTCGGCGCATGGGTCCTGGCACTGATCCAAGGGTCGCTGAACTGGCAGACCTTCCGCGACAGCACCATCGGTGCGGTGCGGACCTCGGCCA contains:
- a CDS encoding TRAP transporter large permease — translated: MDYVVLVVIFLAVLFLLLGSGVWVGIAMMGVSWVALELFSNSRTIGQDMVSQIWSASKSWELAALPMFIWMGEILFRTRLSEDMFKGLSPWMAKLPGGLVHANIVGCTVFAAVSGSSAATLTTVGKMSIPELRKRNYPETMTIGTLAGAATLGLMIPPSLTLIVYGVTIDGVSIIKLFFAGVLPGLVLASMFMIYVAVYSKLSKSWNPSQEDGMSFMDKLKNSRFLIPVILLVLTVIGSMYLGFATPTEAAAIGVVGAWVLALIQGSLNWQTFRDSTIGAVRTSAMIALILAGSAFLKFAMAKTGLPKELAELIAGWEFTKFWLLMVLLVFYIILGCFLDGISTVVLTMAVLEPVVREAGIDLIWFGIFIVVVVEMAQITPPIGFNLFVMQGMTQHEMGFIARAAFPMFMIMVLMVFVLIAFPDLATWLPDNLRSGPGG